aatttgagAAAGATAAGAGCCATTTTTCTATTACAATGCCCTCCCACCTAAATAAATTACTTTGGCCCAAAGCTATGTTTATTAAGAGGCAAGTCTGGTACCACACTCCCAAGTACTGGCTCTACACAAAATGAAGCCCTCTGACACCCTGGAGATAACTGAAATACATACATACCAAGTTCTCCCAGAAGCTGCCCAGGAATTGCAGGAGGGATCAAAGAGAAAGCTTTCACATCTACTGGGAAAGAAACCAGGCTTTGGAGGGCATATGCTAACTTTCCACAATACAATGTGGCCCATGAGTTAAATAGTGCAAAAGAGACCACAAAGGACACAAGATGGCAGCCAGTCTACTTTCCAGAAATAATACAAGACACAGCTTTacaagttttaactttttttttctcatttgatctcAAGAATTCTGACAAGGGCAGatactttccccatttctcagataagaaaactaaagctCATGAAGATTGACTGACCCACCCAGCTGCCTACCTGACTGCTCCACTTGGCAAGTCAACTTGCATCTCATATCCAACAAGTACAGATCAACTCTTAATACCGCACCCAAACCTGCTCCTCCAGGCATCTCCATTTCAGTAAATGGCAGCCGCATTATTCCAGCTGCTCGGGCTAAACACCTCGGTGTCATCCTTGAGTGCACTCTTCGTCGCACTCCACATCATCTCACCCATCAGTGAATCATTTTCGCCCTGCCTGAGATTTATCCAGAAACCACTCACTTCTCATCACCTCCACAGCTGCTATCATATCTCACTCACCTACAGAACATTGCTAGAAACCTCTAACATCCCCCTCTTTCCACCTTTGCACTCCTCCACATTCTACTCCCCTGCACGACAGAGTGCCACTCTTTAAAGATGTCAGACCAAAACCCTTTGTACAAAACCCTCCAGCGGCTTCCCATCTCAATCGGAGTTGTTCATTGATGTATCCCTAGGATGAGAACGTTATCTGCCATCTAGGAAGTGCATAACGATACTGTTAATTAGTAAATGAAAGACagccaaagtcacacaactagtatGTAGTAGAGCCAGGACTAGAACAAATCTTCCACTGTTCTTTGGTAACACTGAAACCAGATTTACGAAAAGCAACAATCCACATGGGAGGAAATTCTCACATTTTACTTTGCATAACTGAATCTTTTCATGTATagtcaatactatgttgaatttccaacaagtgaaaatgaaaataccactTTATAAAGCCATGAAATCTCACACTAGGAACTCTGAATATTACTTTTTTGGCAGCATGAGCAAACATCTGCTTAATTATCACAGTAATGGCACTCAGATCTTCAGTGTGACTGTTCTGCAGTCAGTGACATGATGTTACCATTATCCCCAGACTACTACACACCAAAATGACCACACTCTAAAAGATTCAGAACCGAGCACCTAACAAGCATTTTCAAATCTCCTACACACACATTATACCAATCATCTGAAACAGGAATTAAGTTTTCAGGGTGTTATCAGTAACAACAGAAAGGTTAGATTCAGAATTGTCTActaccaaaattacaaagaaaaactcTGAGCTGAGTTTAAATGTTGATTGGTTTCAGATCAGAATGAAACTAATACTAAAATTATCCACCATTATAGAATTTTCTcactaaaatatttcagaattaaaaacaaaaactctataaatttctttcttcagttctttcaaaaacatttctaCTATCTATAAAAAGGCTTAAATCTTACTAAATCATAGTAACAAATTTATAGAACTTTTATAGTAGGtcttaaaagaaaactgaatcaaccctcaattttctctcttttacaaAGAAGAGATTACTTGATACATAATAGGTAAACAATGAAGACTTATTaagtcaatgaagaaatgaatgagtgaatgtgaatgaatgaatgaagatccAGAAGGGTTATATGACTCTTCAAAGCTCCAACGATCAATATCAAAATCCAGCATTAGTCATAACTAGCTTTCCAGATTATTTTGGAGTGGGTGTGGGAGTAGAAGAAACCAAGATTTTAAAACCCTATCTGGGTCCTCGGGAAAATCTTAACCAAAAGGCATTACAGCCAGTTTCCTTTGGTTCTCTTTCTTagaaaagcacttgataaaataaattttgccaaGATATATCTCCTTGGAAACCAAAATGCAATTGACTATTgtttatttctctctatatataaataatatttaatataggaCCATAAACAACTGCAATTGTTTTTGCATCAAAAGTAAAACAGGTGGCCTATGactaaaagaaaaatccaatCAGAGGAGAGGAACAGAACATTGAAAAGGACCACATAAGTCACTAGAAGAGTATCAGCTATACAAGAACGGGAACCATGTATCCTGTTTACCAGTAGCAGCCACCAGCCCCTGGCATATAATGGGATTCAATAAACACCTACAGGAAAAGCGAATAAATTACTCCTTAGAGACCTACCCATGCAAACAAAAATTCATTTGATCACCATCAACATATCTTGCAGATACAAATTCATTTGGTCACTAATAAACAAATCTTTATGATAGGCCTACTACATACAAGCATACTACATTTTTCTTCCAAGGAAATTctaccaaatgtcccttcaaaTAATATACTCAACCAAAATTATCCCCACCGTTGTATTAAGAAGATGAGAACATGTGTCTTAAGTAGCCGAAATTAGTTACTATAGCAGCCACTAAATTTGCTGTTCTGACTTCAATCTTTTGCCTTCAATTCATCCTATATAACCCAGCCAGatcagttttctgttttgtttttgtttttttaacacatccaaaatataaaacagtactGTGGTTAAGTATTCTACCTTTATATGGGGCCCACTGCTATTCAACAAGCAGATACAGGAAATCTGAAACTACTGGATTGGAAAAGGAAAGACAACACAGCATCAAGGAAAAAATTATCACGAGTTGACAGTTCTTATAATAATTTCTCTATATCACTGTGATGCAACTGACACAGAGTGTCGGGTATGAACACCCACTAAGGTACACATCTGACTGTTGTGATAATTCAAGATTCATTGCCTTTTTGAAGCTTTCCCAAGACACTGGAATCAATACCTGTGAAAGTACTTTGCAAACCGGAAGTGCTAGACACACAGCTTTTATTTACTACACTCCTTGCCAATTGATAGCCTCATACATTCTGCCATTAAAATCAACTTACCTCATTATCTAAGTGTGTCTTGACccttcaaaaacagaaaaaattcttTGAATTGTTTAATGTCACTTCTTTATTACTCAATATCTAAAACAGCATAACTTTAAAGTGCCACTTACACTTCCCGATTTCAGAACGTATTACCAATGAAAACAGTGTGAtaatggcataaaaacagacaaacagaccaACGGAATAGCatagacagcccagaaataaacccacatatatAGGTCAAATGATTTCTGGCAAGGGTGCCAAGACTGCTCAATAAGGAAAGGACAGTCtcctcaacaaatggtgctggaaaaaatAAGACACCCACATGCAAACGAATCAAAGTTGGACCCTTATACTATACATAAAAATGAACTCCAAATGTactaaagacataaatgtaagacctaaattataaaacttctgaAGAAAACACAAGTTTCATTACTTTGGACTTGGCAGTTATTTCTTGGACATGACCAATAGCAAAATTAGCCGACAGGGACTACACCAAACTAAAAaatttttgtgcatcaaaggacacaatcaacagagCAAAAAAGCAAcctggaatggaagaaaatatttgcaagtaatCTATCTcataaggagttaatatctagaatatggAGCAAAGCCTGAGGTCACTGGGGACTGCCCACTGGGCCTTGCCCAAGATGGACAGCCAGATTCCTTATGATGACTACCCAGTGGTTTTCCTGCCTGCCTATGAGAATCCTCCAGCATGGATTCCTCCTCATGAGAGGGTACCCCGCCCAGACTACAACAATGAGTTGACCCAGTTTCTGCCCCAAACCATCACACTGAAGAAGCCTCCTGGAGCTCAGCTGGGATTTAACATCTGAGGAGGAAAGGCCTCCCAGCTTCATCTCCCAGATGAGATGAAGGCATCTTCATCTCCAAGGTGATTCCTGACTCTGATGCACATAGAGCAGGACTTCAGGAAGGGGACCAAGTTCTAGCTGTGAATGATGTGGATTTCCAAGATACTGAGCACAGCAAGGCTGCTGAGATCCTGAAGACAGCTCGTGAAATCAGCATGCATGTCCGCTTCTTTCCCTACAATTATTATCACCAAAAAGAGAGGACTGTGCACTAGACAGTTACAGACTACAGCCCTTCATGTGGACTCTCCCACGACGTGCTGACTAGACTTCAGGGGAGCCACTTTTACTTTCAGCCCCTCCCTGGAATAGTGGAGTTGAGAGGACGGGAGACAGCTAACCAACTGCATTATCCAAACTGTATTGCACTTTTAGTTCCCCAGTTTTCTAGGTGAGCTTCATTCCCTGAAAGAAGAAGGATGATGATGTATCTAGGCATAACCTAGACAGTGAGGAACCTAGTTAGGAAAGACAAGTGACATTTATTGAATTCCATGTACTAGTCCTTTCCACCTGTCACATTTTAattacagaaatcagtagcaaaAACAATCTTGGGGATTTTCCATCTGACTTGCCTGGCCATCTCATCTCATCCCATTCTTGTACTACCAGAGGTTTCATACACTTTGGAGACTCCAATGAGACCCTGTTTTCACCCCTTCCTCCTCCTAGCCTCTCcctcaaaaagtaaaacacaatgccgaagaaaaaaaacatatatccagaatatataaagcactCCTAcgactcaacaacaacaataaaaaaacccaatttaaaaatgggcagaggGCTTGAACAGACACGTATGCAGAGATAATATACGAATGGCCAACAAGAATATGAAAATGCAATCAACTTCATCATCAGAGAAACAtatatcaaaaccataatgagatatcacctcgcATCCATTAAGATGgttactgtttaatttttttttttttttttaaattagctctgggtgtggtggtgtgcaacagtagtcccagctactcgggaggctgaggcaggaggatcacttgagcctgggaggcagacattgaagtgagctgagatcacaccactgcactccagcctgagtggcagagggagaccctatcgcgaaaatttgtttaattaattaattttttaaaaaaaacaaaataaatattggtaaggatgtggagaagttaGAACCCTTATGAACTGTTGATGAGATTGTAAAATAGTTAGTAcaactatgaaaaacagtatagaggttcttcaaaaaattaaaaataaaactatcatatgatccagcaatcctgcttctgggtatatatacaaaataattaaaagcagggtcttgaagagatatctgcacacccACGTTCATAGCAACAATCACAACTGTCAAAAGGTAGAAGTAACCCAAACATCTATccacagataaatggataaacaaaatgtggtaaactcatacaatggaatactactaaacctttaaaaagacagaaatcctgtcacatgctacaacattgATGAACCTTGAGGATTATATGCTAAGTCAAATaattcagtcacaaaaagacaaatactgcatgattccacttatatgaggttaCCTCaagtagtcagattcatagaaacagaaagaatgatggttgccagacTCTGTGGGAGGTGGAAATGGGGGCCAATGTTTAACGCTTACAGAGTTTCAGatctgcaagatgaaaaagtcctggaaatctgtttcacaacaaagtgaatatacttaatactactgaacacttaaaaatggttgaaaTGGTCAACTTTATGTGtttttactacaatttttttaaaagaagtgctAACATACAATTATCAAATTGCATGTACATGTCCCATCTCCACTGCAGGAGTCTAAGCAGCCTGACCCTTTAAACTGCTGGCAGTCATTTGAGGAGTTCTTCCAAGTTGTCTTTTTGAATCAATGGGCCTCTACGAAAGATCCAGAGGCTCTCCTTTTCACCCATCCAAAATGAAGTTTCTACAATCCCCAGTTCGCTACACTCTGGTTTAAGTCCACTACTTATTTACCTAATTGTCAAGCACAGatctaaaaattacataaaagtcACTGTGTTTTCAACTAGGTGGGGAAGAAGCATAACAGAATCACCTACTGAGCTTCTTGAAATCACCCATCAACCTCAATATCTAACATTCTCCCCCAGGAGAAAAGCCTCAAGGTTCACTGTGATTCTCTACTCAAGCACTCACTGcttcccccacacacacccccatcCAAACCACAGAAAACCACTACTTTTAACCACCACCTTGAAAATGGCCTTCAGAACAATCTCATCCAAAGCAATTACTAGGCTGAGGTTCTTGAACTTTTAATAAGCCTTTTCTGTGAATCCTACAGCTCTCTGTAACCTACCATTTATCTACTGAAACATTATTTTGTTATGCAATTTACTACACCTTGCTTCCTGTTACAAAGGATCATCATTAAgatcctaatttaaaaaataaaacaacactgaGACTCTGAAGAACCACAGGCATTTCTCAAACTGGAAAAGAGACATGGTTTAGGAACCATATTCAGGCTTCCTAACATGTTTCCCAAGAGCACATTCTGAGCTAGGAGTCAAACCTGCCCCcactacacaaacacacacacaagcatgcacacatatgcacacagagCACTCTCTTCATATGTCAAATACCAGTACTAAGAAGTTAAGCTCTGGGAAAGCACACTGGCAGAAGCTTCTGAGGTCTTCAGTGGAGCAACCAAAAGTATGGTTAGGGAAAAGTGAGGAGTTAAATCAACTacacatttaatcctcatttcAAGAACATGTGTTTTTGAAAAGTCTTTAAAAGTCAAGCAGTATAGTTCAGAGCCACAGCCCCATGCTTCTTgcaagaatatggaaaaaaactGACTCCAtttttattcctaggtatatacagGTGAAGCAAGCAATAGAAGTCAAATTTGGTGAAAATTTTAGGACATcctattaatttatatttctctatctTATAAGCACCTCCAAATAAGCAGACTCTCTCTTCCTGAAGGCATGGGATACCACAGTTCACTTAGCAGCTGCTTCTCTGAGAGCATCAagaactgaaaagaaacatttttaaaaatagaggttCAGGCCGGgcgctcatgcctataatcccagaacattgggaggcagaggcgggcggatcacctgaagtcaggagttcatgaccagcctagccaatatggtgaaaccccatctccactaaaaatacaaaaaattagctgcgcatggtggagcgtgcctgtagttccagctactcaggaggctgtggcaggagaatcgcttgaacccgggaggcagaggttgcagtgagccaagatcgcgccactgcactccagcctgcatgacaagagcaaaaactccgtctcaaaaaaaaaaaataaaacaaaggtccAATCAATTCTGGGAGGTAGAGACTATTAAAGGAAAGGCAATGAGCTCAAAAAATACCAAAttgggccgggcacaatggctcacatctgtaataccagcactttgggaggccaaggcgggaggatgaagtcaggggttctagaccagcctggtcaacatggtgaaaccctgtctctatcaaaaatacaaaaattagctgggtgtggtggcccatgcctgtaatcccagctacttgggaggttgaggcaggagaatcacttgaacccaggaggcagaggttgtagtgagcagagatcacaccactacactccagcctgggtgacaggctccatttcaaaaaaaaaaaaaaagcaaattagatTTCCTATCTAGATAAATAATTTAcgatatgaagaaaatgaattacAGAACAATAACATGGAGGCCAAAGTAAAAGACACTGACCATAGTCAAGTCTTGATTATAGGAACAAGATCGTTAGGCACACAgccctttgcttttctttctcaatagCTTTCTTCTGAGCAGTTCAGAACTTACTATAAAAAGAAGCAagtcggctgggcacagtggctcccgcctgtaatcccagcacttgggaggctgaggcaagcggatcacctgaggtcaggagtttgagactggcctggccaacatggtgaaaccctgtctctactaaaaatataaaaattagccaggtgtggtggcttgtgcctgtaatcccagctactcgggaggctgaggcaggagaatcacttgaacccaggaggcagaggttgtagtgagtcgaggtagcaccactgcactccagcctgggtgacagagcaagactccatctcaaaaaaaaaaaaagggggggggggggaagcaaGTCGCTGAACCACAAAACCATCAATGACTATACCTGTTCGTAGCTTTGGTAAAAGGTTTTATGGAAAAggtaggaagagaagagaaataaccACAATTAACTTTCATATCTGTGAAATTCATTTAACCTAGACCTGCTCTgtgggaggaaagagggaaaaaggaatCCAATGGCAGCAGCATTGGCTGTCAGTTCTGCTCAAGTTGCCTTTGAGTGACCCCCAAGTTTTTGTGAACCAGCAATTCTCCCTCCCCAAGCTGGCATTCCCAACAAGCACACATTCTCCTGTCTCTCCTGAATTGGAAAAAGGGAAATCTAACATTATGTAATTGCCTGCTTCCCGCAATTTAAACTTAGGCATACTATAATCCTAATTAGAGGGAGAACTTAGTGCAACATGACAAGCAACAAATTGGAAATCTACAGGTTGAAATTTCTCATCCCAGACTTCCAGAGGCAAAGAGAAATGGCTTCACCTGACTTTGTGGCACACCCACCAACGCACTACTACTTATTATGGGCCAGCTAAAGAAGCCCCTGACATCCCTCCATGTCATTTTGGTGTCATCTCTCTATGCCTTTAAGAAAACACGCTGTTCTGTTTGCAGATGGGGTTATCTTACTCTCTCCAGGCcagaataaaaggagaaaatggttGTTGACTGGGGAACACTACCTACCGTTAAAAGATCTGCCCTCGTGGTTTTTTGTACCCTCATGATTACAAACCAAATCACTGTGTTGTTCTGTCCCTTATGCAAATCATCCATAAGACCCAGAAGCCACAAATCTTTCCCATGCTTCTAAGACTCACTTCAGAGCTCATCAACAgttcactgaaaaaaatgaatgagctaGCATCTAGGAATAAATAAAGCATCTAAGAACTTAAATAAAACCTTTGAAAGCAAGGTGTCATCAAAgtgtgtgggttttgtttttgtttttgattagctgggcatagaaaaaaactaaaagcaaaaattcAGTGAGGCCAATTTATTTCCCACACCAAAAAAGTAGAAGTGCAGCAGGTAGAAGGTCGGATTGTCAGTCTCCAGGGATAGTGGAACACCCTTGTTTTACTGCATCTGTCTGTAGAATAAGACCCAAACTTCTGTGTGAGCACTGGCAGAATACCACAACGCTTATTCCTCCCGGGAGAAGGAAATCCCCTCACCTCAAGAGCATTCACCAAACCAGCAGGGAAGTTTCTTCTCTGCTGGCTCAGATTACTCTACTGGAAGGTAGGGTGGCACAACATAAATCAGTCCCATTTTCAACAGGAAGCTCCTACATGTTCCTGTTTTATGTCCTGTTTTATCTCTCCACCTGACTAACACCCCCAGCCCCAATCTCTGGTTACGCTTACATGTCACTGAGAAAAAAGGTCTAAAATTCAGTTGGCCATGGTCCAGAAACAAAAATGGTACACCTAATTTCTTCTGCAAATtgaaaagagtttaaaaaaagaagaaaaagacaaagcaaaataaaatgagtttagcTTTTCTAAAGAGTTAAAGAGTACATTATGCTCTGAgctaataaagatttattttaaaatgaaacaaaaataagaaaacctacAGGCTCTACTATGTAGAAACTTtaactcatattttctttttccataattTTGTCATTTGAGTAACTATGAAGCTTGGTTACCAAACACTACATCAATGTTGTTTTCATAGCTTTACAACCTTACCATAGATTGTTCGTTTCCTTAAGTTCTGCATCTCCTCATTTtggatatttaataaatactgaaCTCTTAAGTGGGGAGAGAAAGCAGTAAAATTTTAACATAACAGGCTctaaggtaggaaaaaaaaaaacagaaaataaacaaataaaattaaatatggacACCTGTCTTC
This genomic window from Piliocolobus tephrosceles isolate RC106 chromosome 6, ASM277652v3, whole genome shotgun sequence contains:
- the LOC111520340 gene encoding PDZ domain-containing protein 11-like; translation: MDSQIPYDDYPVVFLPAYENPPAWIPPHERVPRPDYNNELTQFLPQTITLKKPPGAQVIPDSDAHRAGLQEGDQVLAVNDVDFQDTEHSKAAEILKTAREISMHVRFFPYNYYHQKERTVH